The Burkholderia sp. PAMC 26561 genome includes the window CAAGCAGGAAATCACGACCTTGCTCGATGCTGCGCTTCGTACGTCACCGGCGAGTTTTGAAGCCACACGGTATGCTAATAACGTAGGTTTTCTTACGTAACCGCCCCAGGATCCATGTCGATGAATTCCATTGCCAGACGTGCATCGCGGACTTACGCCATGCCTGAGCGCAGCGACCGGCTCGACTTCTATATCCGCGACCAGACCCTGCGCTCCGCCATCACGGAACGGCACAAGCACGACTACTTCCAGATCCAGATCAATCTGGGGGGCGACACGCAGCAGCATATCGGCGATGTAACCCGTGCGTTTCCAACCGGAGCCGTCGCGTTTATCGCGCCGCATCTGGCGCATATGATCCCGCATCCGGCGCAATCGCGGTTTATCGTGATCAACTTCGCGCTGGATTTCCTCGGGCTCGATATCGATGCCTACGATGGCCGTATCGACCTGAACAACGTTCCTGTCGTCCGCTTTCCGGAGCTGGCGCCCTTCCGCTTTCAGAGCGAGCTGGATTTCCAGCTCGTGCCGGCCGATCTCGCCGAGGTGGAACGCATCGTTCGGGTCATGATGGACATCGATGGCACGCGGGGATTTGGCGCCGTCGGCCGCTTGCGCGGATACCTGCTGCAGTTGATCGGACTGGTTTGCGCACGATACGCGGACTCGTTGCTGCAACTCGCGGCGCTCAGCGAGCGGGCCGTCAGCCGCCGCGGCTCAGTCAGCAAGGTGATGCGCCATGTACTCAAGCACCTGAACGACGACGCGCTGTCCCTGCGATCCACCGCGGACGCCGCCGGTTTGACGACGGGGTATGTCGCGCGTTTGATGAAGAAGGAAACCGGACGCACTTTCGTGCAATGGGTCACGGACCAGCGAATCAGCCGCGCAAAAGCGCTGCTCGCCGACGATACACGCCGCGTGAAGGACATCGCTTTCCTGGTCGGCTTTCGCGATGAAGCCTATTTCACGCGGCGCTTTCGTCAGGCTGAGGGTTCATCGCCGACGCAATTCCGTGCAGCGCAATTTGCGGGCCGGTTAGTTTAGTCCAAGGCGCGGGCCGGTTTTGTCCTGCTATCGAAGATGCTCGAAGCATATCGTTCATGGGTGATGCAGCCTTTCTGCACCGACACCCCCATCTCTTCGAGTACTCGATATGACCGAATACGTCTTCGCTCCTTCTCCCATCGTTGCGGTTCCCATCGCCGGATCGACGGCGTCGTTTCCAGTGCGCCGCGTGTTTTGCGTCGGACGCAACTACGCCGATCACGCTCGTGAAATGGGCGCGAACCCGGATCGCGAACCGCCGTTCTTCTTTACCAAACCCACCGACGCCGTAGTGCCCGCGGCAGGAACGCTCGCTTATCCGATGCTGACCGAAGACCTGCATCACGAGATCGAAATGGTGATTGCGATCGGCAAGGCGGGAAGCAGGATCGATCCCAAGGACGCGCTCGATTACGTGCTGGGTTATAGCGTTGGCGTCGATCTGACGCGTCGCGACCTGCAGGCAATCGCCAAGAAAATGAGCCGGCCCTGGGACTGGGCCAAGGGTTTCGATGAATCCGCACCCGTCACGCCCATTCATCTCGCCGAGAAAATCGGCCATCCGGGAACCGGCAGGATCTGGTTATCGGTGAATGGCGCAACGCGGCAAACGGGCGATCTCGCCGACATGATCTGGCCGGTCGCGGACATCATCAGCCACGTGTCGCAAGCAGTTGTCATCAAACCTGGCGACCTGATTTTCAGCGGCACGCCGGCCGGCGTCGGCGCGTTGAAGCGCGGCGACAAGGTTGCGGGCGGGGTCGATGGTGTAGCGGAGTTTGAGTTCGAGATCGGCAAGGCGTAGGCGCTTTCCACGCTTTTCGTTCATGCGGTCGCTTGCCTGGATGTGTATAACGTCAACACGTATTCCATTCATCGCGAGCGACCATGAGCAAACCTTTTCCGCCCGACGAACACGGTGGAGACAAGCGCCACCATCTGCGTTTTCATCTGCCGCACATGCATCTTTCATCGGTATTCGGCGATGACTGGTTCGCGCTCAAAGCCGAACGCTTCGCACGGTTCTTCGGCACGCCCACTTTTCTGATCGGACAGACAGTTATTGTCGCGTGCTGGATCGGGGTGAACGTCGCGGGCCTGACGAAGTTCGACATCTATCCGTTTATCTTGCTCAACCTCGCCTTTAGTCTTCAGGCTGCTTATGCTGCGCCGCTGATCCTGCTCGCGCAAACACGGCAGGCTGATCGCGACAAGGTGAATTCGGACGCCGATGCCCGACATCGGGAAGATATCGCCGCAGCGAACGAGGAACGCCAGAAGCAGGCGGCGAAGCAGGCGGATCAACTCGTCGCGCTGCTCGAGCAGAATACGCAACTCACCGAGATCACGCGGCAAATGAGCGAACGCATCGAAGCGCTGACGCTTGAGGTCCACGGCCGATTGGCGCAGGTGAATTTTAAAAGTTGAGAGGTGTTCGGTCTCCCGTAAAGGCTCACCTTGGAAGATTCGGCTTTTACCGGTGCGGGAAACACTGGATTCAGGTGATGACGATCCGCTTACCAAAAACGAACGCGAATCTGGAAACCCAGCGTAAAAGGCAAGTCGCTTGATGGTATCGGCGGAATCAAGATGATATTCGCGCCGATACGACCGTATTCGGCCATGATCAAAGGCGCAGCCACGGGCCCGACCTTATGATCGTGGCCAAATCCCCACTTGCCGTAATCGTAGCCCGAGATAACGCCGCCCATGACGGCGAGGCGGACGTAACCCCAATGCGTCAACTCCGGCGCCCACACGCCGCCGCCATAAAATGAAGGCGCTGAAAGCGAATTTCGAAAATATCCGCCAGTCACGGCCCACTGGGGCGAAACCCAACATTCCAAACCAACGCCCGGATTGAATTGATCAAAGTGTTTTTTAGGATGTACGTGGTAGGAGCCGATCATGGCGTCGGCCCACAGGCCATCGCCACATATTTCGGCTGCGGTGCCGTAAGCAGGTACGACAAACGCTGCCAGCGCGAAAAGCGCCGTTGGTAACAGAGACTTCTTGCGAATCACCGCTAACGTTTTCATTCGGCCCGGGCCTGTACGTTTACCTTCGCTCGGCAGCAGTCACCGAACGGGCGAGTTTTTTGGTATTAAATCCGAGCGAACTGTACATGAACGTTATGTTTATTTGTGTGAAGCTGCGAGGGTTTCAGAGCCCTTGAGTCGCGATTCGTCGCAACTCAGATATCAGTGAGTGCTGCCAGCTATTGATATGCGCGTCTGACCAAGAAACTTGATGCGCATAAAGTTTCCGCTTGGCGTGGGGCGACATAACAGGAAGGCCGTGCCGACTTGCGTCTGACACGGCCCTCGCTTGCTGATCTACTTCGAATGAAACAACCGCCACTTAATCAAATAGTGACGGCGCGGTCGAACCCCTTAGTGCTTCTTCAACGCGTCCTTCATGTCTTCGCGGGCATCGCCTGCACCTTTCTGCACCTTCCCGGCGGCCTGCTGCACGTCGCCCTTGGCTTCTTGGGCGCGGTCACCCGTCACCTTGCCGACGACTTCGTTGACCTTGCCCTTGGCTTGCTTTACTACGCCGTCTTTCTGATCCTTGTTCATCTTCATCTCCTTTCGTATCAAAAGCGCGAATCCGATGTAATGAAGTTCGCGGCGCCATGTCAGGAAATGTCCTGACCGTGTAGACAGCATCGCAAATCCATAGTGGGTCCGACAGCCGATGGCGTCTGATTAGCGCGTAGGCGGAATCGCACATTGCAAGCTTGCATCAGCGCAAATTGGAGCGCCGCGATAAAGGGAGATTGCGATAACCACTGTATATTTGTACAGTATCGTACCTTGCCGTTATCGCCGAAAGAGGGAGACAAAATGGACATCGAAGAAGATCGTATCGACACCCCCGAATTCGCCCGCGTGGTGAGAGACCTTAAGCGAATCACACGCGAGGTTGCGCATCGCTATATCGTGCAAGGAGTCCCACTGTCGTGGCGGCTCCTGCTCGCAATCGAAGCAGAGGCTCTCGCGGATCTTGGTTTTGCCGGCCGGCACGAGTCAGCGCTCAGAGCTCTGTTTGCACGCCCGGTTGACCTGAGCTTTCCCGAAACAGACGATCTTGTAGACTTTCGCAGGTCCAATGCGCTGCCGCCCGTGTTTGCATTCGCAGTTGATGCTTACGACCAGGCCGCACGCGCCGGGCATCCCGAGTTAGCGGTTGCAGTCACGCTTTAAAAGCGGCTTCGCCCGCAGGTTCACCTCTAAGGATCATTCCTGATGCCCCTGACCGCCAGGACCGACGACATTTTCGAGCGAGAGCGCGCGAGTTGGTACGCCGATCCGGTAAGTGCGTTCGATGCGTGGATGGCCGGTCAGGCATTCAAGGCATCGTCAGCGAACGTCTACCGCGCGCAATGGGGCCTGTTTCTTGAATGGCTGGACGTCAAACGCGTCAATCTCAAGACCGTGGACCGGCTCGCCATCGAACAGTTTGTAACCCAACTGGATATCCGGAAACCACAGCGCGTACGCTATCTACGGCTCATCGAGCGCGTGCTGGACCATGTTCGTCAGATAGAACTCGCGTCCACGAATCCTGCTCGGTTTATTGCACAAGATGGCGAAGCACCCTGGCGGGATGCACGGGAGAACGAGCCAACCGGTTTTCTATCGCACAACGAGCGCGCGGCGCTGGTCGCCTACCTTTTCTCGCCGATTGTTGATTTATCGGCCGGTCAACGCTGGCGTGAAAGCAGGGACCGTGCACTCGTCGGCGTATTTCTTGGCGGGGGAGTGAAAACGGGAGAGGCGGCCGCGCTGACCGTTAGTAGCTTTGACTGGAATCAGCCATGGCTCACAGTCGAAGCCTCAAATTCCGCGCTCATACGACAAACCCGGCTCGCGCCTTTCGCCGTCGCGTTGCTTGATCAGTGGATCAGCGAACGAAAAACCGCCGGATTGCCAGGCGACCTGTTATTTCCGTCTACCGCGTCGGGGCGGATCATGCACAAGGCCACGATGCTGCGCTCTATCGATGCGGTCACGCTGGCCGCCGGTATTGCAGATTCCCGGGTAGCCCGCGCCAGTCCCCAGACCTTGCGCAACACGTTTGCCGCGGACCGGTTTGAAAGCGGAACGATGCCCGAGCAGGTCGGACAGTGGCTGGGATTTCAGCAAGACATTTCAGCGCACAGGCTGCATCGGGCGTGGGAACGCTGGAAAGGTGAGGAAATACGGGAGCGTGATTTGGCCCATGCAAAGAATGACGCTTCGGTTGCGGACGAACGATCCGCCGGAAAATCAGGTCCCGAATAACCTCACCTTTCGACTTGCTGGCTCGCATCGAGCATTTCTGCGGTCTTGAAGCATGCGACAGCCATAATCCGTGACGCCGTGGCACCCGACGATCGCTCACAATCAGGGCACGAAAGCTCGAACTCGTTTCCGTGCTGAGCAAGTTCGGGCTCACCAGCCATGCATGTTGGACAACGCGACGGCAGCACGATAAACGCGTCGACTTCGGTGCCGAGCGCCAGAATTTCCTTGTTCAATAACCGTCCTTCTTCGACCAACGAGCAAATGAGCCGGGCTGCACTTCTACTGATTCCGCTTTGCGCGCGAAGGGTGTCGCGCTCGGAGGAGAGTTCATCGATTTCGTCGGATTTCTCGCGCAGTTGCAGCTCAAGTCGGTCGGCACGCGCTTTCGCAGTGCTGAGTTGCTGGATGAAATCAAATTCTTTCTGACTGGCCTGGCGCACACTCGTCTGGTACGTCGCGGCCATGCCGCGAAGCGAATCGAGTTCAACCAGCATCGGCTTGACGCGCCGCTCAGCCTCACTCACCGCGTCCTTGATCTGCTGCGCATAGTGCTCCGTGTTCTGCCGCAATTCGCAATTCAAGGTATCCAGTCGATCACGTAACGTGGCGTTTGTCAGTTGTTGGGCATCGAGACGTTTGGTCAGGGCATCGTTTTCACCCTCCAGACGCTGGATTAACGCGTGGAGACCGCCCTGAGCGCTTGAATCCCGGTCACGGAGCGCATGCATTTCTGCTTCCAATGCAGAATTGTGTGCCAACGCCGCGTCCGCCCGCGCTTCGCTTCGTAGGAGCGCTTCATTGACGGTAGCGAACCGTACTTCGAAATCGTGAAGACGACTCAATGCGGTGTCCGCGTCGCTCTTTGCTGCGTTACGTTCTATCTCGAGCGATTGACTGGCTAAATGCCTTGCTTCCTGAAACAGTTGCCCAAGGAGTTCGCCTGCGCGCTCCTGCAAAGCATCGGGAATCGCGCCACCATCGATGCGAATTCGGGACGCCGACCTAATTCGGGTCCAGAACGCATCGATATCCTTCGGAATGTCGCTTGCGCTTCCGGTCTGAGTTAGGTCCCTTACGGTAGCCATGGATGGCCGGATGCCGAAATCGAAGAAGAGCCGCTTGCATGCATGTTGCGAGAGGTCTTGCCTTCGTGCGCCATTGGCTCTTAATTCAGCAAGCTCAGTACGCAGATCGAGGCGCTCTCTATCATTCATAAACCCTCCCGGCACTTATTTCGTTCGATACATAATACATTACGTAGCAATCACTACGATTCCAAGAAAAGCTGAGAACTCGGCAAGTTTTGCAAGCGCTCGTGCTCCGTTACGCCAAAATCACCTTCCGGCGACAGTGGTTTCCGTGAAACATGTAGAGCTTAATAGCTTAACTTGTTGATTACTAGCAGTTTGTTTGGGCCGTGACTGCTTCGACGATGTTTCACGAGCCGAAGGGGTTGTAACGGTTCTCTATCTAGAATCTCCCCGTCTTGAGAGTATTAGAAGTAAACACCTTTGAACCCTAGTTAAAAACGTTAACGCCACGGCAAACCCTTATGGAGTAAGGCTTTCCGGACGCAAAGGTGAGTGTCTGCGGGATAGAAGGTGAGCGCTGACGGGGGCTGGAGGTGATGGGGTTCAGGAACGACAGTGAGTCATCACGGGAGCATCCGTGAGCGGATTCGGGAGTCGTGCCGTTTTGACAGGTGAGATTATTCGGGAGATCGCGGAGTGAACAAGCCCGCCCAGTAGACAAGGAGCATCTGCGACACCAATTTGTTAAGTGAGTGTTTGCGGGGGCTAAAAAAACGCAAAAAATCCAGTTAAAGTCGGTCATTATTACCTTATGGTGAGGGTTCACGGGGGCCAACGTCACTCGAGGGTGAGGTTATACAGGCGCCAAGACCAAATGCTTGCATGATCGCCTGCGATGTTTGCGGCTTAAGGTGAGGAGTTACGGGAGGGTTCGGGAGTGAGGTTTCAACCTTAAAGGCCTAATATTCTCGGTTTTAAGGGGTATTTGAGCCAGAGGCGGTAAAGGTGAGCTTTTTCGGGGGGCATCAACCGTCATTTGCCATGCCAGCGAGTACCCAGTAGTGATCCATCGGTGAGCGTATTCGGGAGCCCCTCTTGCACCTCGACGTTTTTCAACCAACGCTCGCCATCTGAAAAACCCGACTTCATCACCTAACATGTTGATAGTAATAAGAATATAAGGCAGATGCCGACAGCATCTCGTGCTTAGGGTGAGACTTTTCGGGAGGCTGCGATTTGAGTAGAAGTCGGCGCCACAGACCTTAGATCCTTGGCTAAGGTGAGCTTTTGCGGGGTCTTGGATCGTCGTAATCGGGCGTGTCCGGCGGATTTGGCACACGGCTGGACCTCGAAATCGCTCGGATGTGCCGCAAAGGTGAGGCTTTACGGGAGGTGCTCCATCGTTTATTTCAGGCTCGGGTGTCATCGTGGGGACGAAGGTGAGGGAATTCGGGAGCAGTGATGGTTCACGCGGATGGGCGCGTTACTCGGTGTTTAAAGCAGAATGAGGCTTCAAAGCGAGGTAACGGTGAGTGTTTTCAGGAGCGAAATCGTCAGGAATCAAGAGAAACAGCCTTCGTAAGTGGTATTCAATGAGAATTTGGCAGCCTCTGCACGGAGAAAGCCCCTTTTCGATGATGAGCAGTTTTGGCGGAAGACATGCGCAATCGAAAAATTTTTTTGGGTGAGGTAATACGGGATCGTAGTTCGGGCGCCAAAATATAAGCAAAAGAATGCGCCAAACCGTTTACCCGCGTGGCGCGGGGATACGCAAGGCGGACGACGAATGGTGAGGGTGAGAACTTTCGGGAGCGCACCTCAGTGAGTTCAGTGCGCAAGTTGCTGATCACCGCTCAAGGGTGAGTTTGTGCCTGTAGACGAGCGTCACCGTCGCCGGTATCCTTTCCCAAAATTCTCCCTGACACCAAGCATGGCAACCAAACGCGCGAAGAAGACTGACGTGGTGAGCCCGAGTTCGGCGGAGCTGCGAAAGGCCGTTGAGGCTATTGCAATTCAGCCCAAGAGCGGAAAGATCACCTTGTTGACTCGCAAGTTGTTCAACGTCTTGCTGGCAGTCGCACAGCAGGCCGACGAATCTGGTGATACCTATCGGGCGTTGCTGTCGGATATCGTCGCAAATTCAGCGTTCGATTCCAACGATACCGCTTTGGTCAAAGAGCACCTGCGCCGGATGGTGTCGGTTCAGGTCGAGTGGAGCACGGGCACCTCCAGCCAGAAGCCAGGCCGGAAATGGGGGATATCGACGTTGATCGCGGACGCGGAAATTCTTGAGGATCCCGCGACCAGGCGCGTGTGGGTTGAATTTTCCTTCGCACCGAAGATCAAGAAAAAGCTGCTGGATCCGGTGCAATACGCTCGCCTGAGTCTGCAGTTCCAGAGTCAGTTGCGAAGCAGCGCCGGCCTGGCTCTCTACGAAATCTGCGTCCGATATCTGACGAATCCGAGTCATCTCACCATGCGTGAGACGTGGGAATGGTGGCGGCCGATCTTGTCGGGCACGCCCGATACTGAAGCCGGCGACGAAGCGAAGCGCGAATACAAATATTTCAAGCGCGACTACCTCCGGCCGGCCATCGCCGAAGTCAACGCGGTGACAAATATTTTCGTCGAGTTGATCGAACACAGGGAAGGACGACGAGTCGCGGAGATACAGTTCCGCGTAACTGAGCGCAAGCAACCCATGCTTGCACTCGATGAACACCCGAATGTCTTTGACAGTACGCTGGTTGATCGGATGGTCAAGATCGGCATACCCCTGAAAGATGCCCAAACGCTCTACGCAGACAGCGAGGAAAACCGGATTCGGGCCGCATTGCAAATGACCGAGCAACGGATGCGGAGTACCTCGTTGCCCCCGGTAAGAAGCGCGGCGGCGCTATTCAAAGATGCTTTGAAAAAGGGTTACGCGCCCCAACTCGAGGCGCTGCCTGCGGCAACGGCCCCCGCGAAAACCAACGGCGCGCCGGCAGACGATCTCAAAGCGCGCCTGCTTAGCGAGTTTTCGGTTTATCGTCGGAAGGAAGCTCGCGCGCTGTACGAGGAGCAAGGTGAGTCGGAACGTGAACTGGCGCGCCAGACCTTCGAGGAAAATGTACTTCCGGAGCTCGGCGGTCACATGCGCGACGACTGGCGTAAGCGCGGACTCGACTCGAAGATGGGGGAAACGTCTTTCTTCGATTGGCTCGCACGCAAGACTTGGGGAGAGCCGACCGATGGGGATCTGCTGGCGTTCACATTGAATCAGAACCGCGCAGCGTAGACTAAAACGGCGGTTGTACGGCGCAAGACTTTCGTGTCTGGCGCCGTGGTGGATGAGTCGCTACGGGACTACGGGTTACCAGATTCTGTCTGCAGCATCATTTCTATCTGCTGCAGCAGCGCGTCGCGCTTATCCTTCGACAGGCCACGCAATCGCAACTCAAGTCGGTCATCGCCGTAGGTTTTAAGATCGCCCACGGCAATCCCCTCCAGTTTGATTTCCAGTCGCTGAGCATAGCGTTGGCGACCGGTTGGCTTCGGTGTCTCTTGCGCGCTAGCGCGCCCTTTCACGATATCCGCGACTTGTCGGGTACTCAGATCGTCGGACGCAATCTTGTTAATCAGGCGCAGCGTCGCATCCGCGCCTCGTGCACTGTGGAACCGCGAGACCTGATACGCCATGTTCGAGCCGAACCGGTCTGGCCGGGCAACCATCTCGTGCATCACATTTTCGGGTAGCTTCGCGATAGCCAGCGCGACCGCGATGGTCGATTCGTCCAAGCCTAGATGATCGGCGAGTTCCCGCTGGCTTTGAAAGTAGTTTTCTTCAAGGAAACGCTTCCAGACGACAGCGTTGTCGAAGACTGTCTGGGAGTCGCGCTGTACGTTCAGATCATAACCAAGCTTATAGCTTTCGATCCCGATCGGGAGGTCGATGACAATCGCCTTCACTGTTTCCTTATTGGCTTCTTTGAGAGCACGAACTCGCCGCCCTCCATCGCTTACAAAGAAAGTGCCGGGATTATCATGGTCGGGTATCACGTGAATGGCCTGCTGCTGACCTTGCTTGGCGAGATTGACGGCCAGCTCGGCGATCGACGCTTTCAGGTAAAAGTGGCGAGGATTAAACGGACTCGGTTTGATTGCTTTCAACGGCAATTCGATCACTTGACCCTGAACGTAACGATTTTTTCGGCGCCAGCTTTTGAACGCATCCGATTCCGGATTCTGTGTGTCACCCTCGTATTCGGCTTCAGTGTATCCGCTGGATCTGCCGGTCACTTGCTTGTCGTTGCCCGCCTCTTGATTAACGATTTCGTCGATCGCGTTAATGCGATCGAGCGCCGTGCGCTTCTCGCTGCTCGTTGTGTCGGGCCGGGCCTTGAAGCCTTTGGCAAACGGATTCGGTTTCATTCAGGGTCCTTTATGCGCATAAAGTCAGGGAAGCATGGCGAGAACTTCGTCTGCACACGCACGTATTTCGGCCGCGGCAAGGCGTGAACCTCTGTCGCTCATCTGGAGCACGGTCTGACCCAAAGCCATTGCCTGCTTGTAGCACTCCCGTGTTGGGATCTGCGTCTTGAGCAAGGGGAAGCCTAGTTCTTCGAGCGCCCGCTTCAGTTCTCGAGTCAACATCCGCTTCTCCTCGGTCTTGTTAAGGAGAAACACCGCATGCAGGTCTTCGTTCATGACCTGGGCTTGCTGGATGAGCTTGACCAGACCTACGCTTGACCAATAATCAGCAGGGGATGAGGACGTCGGAACTATGGCAACGGTTGCGGCGAGAAGCACCACACCAGAAACCTTCTCGGTGATGGATGGCGGACAGTCCACCACGATGATGTCGTAATCATTCACGAACTTCTTGATCTCGCGATGGATTTGAGCGCCTGCCTCGGAAAGATTCACTACGGGAAACGGAATGCCACTCGCCTCGTCCGACGCGGCGCTGGCCCAATGCACTAGGGTATTCTGGCCGTCAGCGTCTACGACGAGCACCCGTTTCCCCTTTTCGTGAAACGCAGCGCCTAAGTGCATTGCGATCGTGCTCTTTCCCACTCCACCCTTCTGTTGCGTGATCGCAATGATTTCAGCTGCCACGTTTTGCTCCCAAATTTAGCTTTTTGAATTTTACATTAGAAGCTGAAAAATTCTAGCGATAACGTAGGTGGTTGGCCGTTCGGTCAAGAAATCGGCGGAGTTTATGCGCATAAAGTCGACTTGCGACTTATGTGTCAAGGTTCGGTCGCGTGGACAGTACTATCGCGGCCCGTGCTGGAGTCTAATTTGTGCAACCGAGTGGCGAGCCTTTGCATCAGCAGCTTACTGGCCTGCGTCGACCGCACGACGCTTTATGCGCATAAAGTCCGGCCGACTATGACTTAGAGCAAGACAAACATGAACGGCGCTCACAGGATGAGGCGCTCGATTCCGTTGGGTCGTACCCCTCGCGCATGTGCTTGACGCGATAAAGGGAGAGCTTGCTGTGTAGTCATGTAGACGTCGATGCTCAATATAGTGATCAAAAAAATACGGCTAGAACCACCGGTGGTCTATTCACAACCCCGCTACCGTTCCACGATGCCGCTCCAAGCATCCCGTAAGCAAGCACTCGTAAAATCGCGGCCACTAAGCGACGGCGAACAGCCGCGGGTACGCTAGCCTCTTCTCTCATTCAGCCAAAGGCATTTCAGTGCATCTGACTTCGACTTTCGCCGCGTGGTCCGACCACGACACGCGTCTTCTCATCGCATGCGCGCTCGGATTGGCATCGATCATTGTTCTTATTAGCGCGCTGAAACTGGCGCCGTTTTTATCGATACTCGTTGGTACTTTCGTCGCCGGCTTTACCGCAGGCTTGCCACTTGAGGCCGTCGCGAGCGCTTTTAGTAAAGGCGCGGGCGGCCTGCTGGGCGACGTCGGAATTATCATCGCGCTCGGCGCGATGCTCGGTGCATTAATGGCGGAGTCAGGCGCTGCCGACAGGCTGGTCTCGACCATTCTCGATCACTCCACGCCACGGTCCTTGCCCTGGTTGATGGCGCTGGTGGCAATCGTGATCGGCTTGCCGCTCTTTTTGAAGTCGGCCTTGTCATGATGGTGCCGATCATCTTCGTAATGGCGCGCCGCTCGAAACAGCCGATCTTACGGATCGCAATCCCGGCGCTGGCCGGCATGACGACGCTGCATGCGCTGCTGCCGCCGCACCCGGGCCCGCTTATAGCGGTGAGCGCACTGCATGCGGATCTTGGAATTAC containing:
- a CDS encoding helix-turn-helix transcriptional regulator, with translation MNSIARRASRTYAMPERSDRLDFYIRDQTLRSAITERHKHDYFQIQINLGGDTQQHIGDVTRAFPTGAVAFIAPHLAHMIPHPAQSRFIVINFALDFLGLDIDAYDGRIDLNNVPVVRFPELAPFRFQSELDFQLVPADLAEVERIVRVMMDIDGTRGFGAVGRLRGYLLQLIGLVCARYADSLLQLAALSERAVSRRGSVSKVMRHVLKHLNDDALSLRSTADAAGLTTGYVARLMKKETGRTFVQWVTDQRISRAKALLADDTRRVKDIAFLVGFRDEAYFTRRFRQAEGSSPTQFRAAQFAGRLV
- a CDS encoding fumarylacetoacetate hydrolase family protein, yielding MTEYVFAPSPIVAVPIAGSTASFPVRRVFCVGRNYADHAREMGANPDREPPFFFTKPTDAVVPAAGTLAYPMLTEDLHHEIEMVIAIGKAGSRIDPKDALDYVLGYSVGVDLTRRDLQAIAKKMSRPWDWAKGFDESAPVTPIHLAEKIGHPGTGRIWLSVNGATRQTGDLADMIWPVADIISHVSQAVVIKPGDLIFSGTPAGVGALKRGDKVAGGVDGVAEFEFEIGKA
- a CDS encoding DUF1003 domain-containing protein, with the protein product MSKPFPPDEHGGDKRHHLRFHLPHMHLSSVFGDDWFALKAERFARFFGTPTFLIGQTVIVACWIGVNVAGLTKFDIYPFILLNLAFSLQAAYAAPLILLAQTRQADRDKVNSDADARHREDIAAANEERQKQAAKQADQLVALLEQNTQLTEITRQMSERIEALTLEVHGRLAQVNFKS
- a CDS encoding CsbD family protein, yielding MNKDQKDGVVKQAKGKVNEVVGKVTGDRAQEAKGDVQQAAGKVQKGAGDAREDMKDALKKH
- a CDS encoding DUF2471 family protein is translated as MDIEEDRIDTPEFARVVRDLKRITREVAHRYIVQGVPLSWRLLLAIEAEALADLGFAGRHESALRALFARPVDLSFPETDDLVDFRRSNALPPVFAFAVDAYDQAARAGHPELAVAVTL
- a CDS encoding tyrosine-type recombinase/integrase, with translation MPLTARTDDIFERERASWYADPVSAFDAWMAGQAFKASSANVYRAQWGLFLEWLDVKRVNLKTVDRLAIEQFVTQLDIRKPQRVRYLRLIERVLDHVRQIELASTNPARFIAQDGEAPWRDARENEPTGFLSHNERAALVAYLFSPIVDLSAGQRWRESRDRALVGVFLGGGVKTGEAAALTVSSFDWNQPWLTVEASNSALIRQTRLAPFAVALLDQWISERKTAGLPGDLLFPSTASGRIMHKATMLRSIDAVTLAAGIADSRVARASPQTLRNTFAADRFESGTMPEQVGQWLGFQQDISAHRLHRAWERWKGEEIRERDLAHAKNDASVADERSAGKSGPE
- a CDS encoding DNA-binding protein, which produces MNDRERLDLRTELAELRANGARRQDLSQHACKRLFFDFGIRPSMATVRDLTQTGSASDIPKDIDAFWTRIRSASRIRIDGGAIPDALQERAGELLGQLFQEARHLASQSLEIERNAAKSDADTALSRLHDFEVRFATVNEALLRSEARADAALAHNSALEAEMHALRDRDSSAQGGLHALIQRLEGENDALTKRLDAQQLTNATLRDRLDTLNCELRQNTEHYAQQIKDAVSEAERRVKPMLVELDSLRGMAATYQTSVRQASQKEFDFIQQLSTAKARADRLELQLREKSDEIDELSSERDTLRAQSGISRSAARLICSLVEEGRLLNKEILALGTEVDAFIVLPSRCPTCMAGEPELAQHGNEFELSCPDCERSSGATASRIMAVACFKTAEMLDASQQVER
- a CDS encoding replication initiation protein → MATKRAKKTDVVSPSSAELRKAVEAIAIQPKSGKITLLTRKLFNVLLAVAQQADESGDTYRALLSDIVANSAFDSNDTALVKEHLRRMVSVQVEWSTGTSSQKPGRKWGISTLIADAEILEDPATRRVWVEFSFAPKIKKKLLDPVQYARLSLQFQSQLRSSAGLALYEICVRYLTNPSHLTMRETWEWWRPILSGTPDTEAGDEAKREYKYFKRDYLRPAIAEVNAVTNIFVELIEHREGRRVAEIQFRVTERKQPMLALDEHPNVFDSTLVDRMVKIGIPLKDAQTLYADSEENRIRAALQMTEQRMRSTSLPPVRSAAALFKDALKKGYAPQLEALPAATAPAKTNGAPADDLKARLLSEFSVYRRKEARALYEEQGESERELARQTFEENVLPELGGHMRDDWRKRGLDSKMGETSFFDWLARKTWGEPTDGDLLAFTLNQNRAA
- the parA gene encoding ParA family partition ATPase produces the protein MAAEIIAITQQKGGVGKSTIAMHLGAAFHEKGKRVLVVDADGQNTLVHWASAASDEASGIPFPVVNLSEAGAQIHREIKKFVNDYDIIVVDCPPSITEKVSGVVLLAATVAIVPTSSSPADYWSSVGLVKLIQQAQVMNEDLHAVFLLNKTEEKRMLTRELKRALEELGFPLLKTQIPTRECYKQAMALGQTVLQMSDRGSRLAAAEIRACADEVLAMLP